The Pyruvatibacter sp. HU-CL02332 genome includes a window with the following:
- a CDS encoding transglutaminase family protein yields the protein MPSRYCQSDQFSSFAEDEFGHLEGGAKIDAMRAWIHSTFKYVPGSSNAQTTALDTFVQRQGICRDFAHVLITLARASGIPARFVSVYAPGVTPQDFHAVAEIYLDGTWHLVDATGMAPADTIARIGVGSDAADVAFLGVFGQAKFVEQSVVVTKS from the coding sequence ATGCCCTCGCGTTACTGCCAGTCTGATCAATTCAGTTCCTTCGCTGAGGACGAGTTCGGTCACCTGGAGGGTGGTGCCAAGATTGACGCAATGCGTGCCTGGATTCACTCAACCTTCAAATATGTTCCCGGGTCCAGCAATGCTCAGACGACCGCTCTGGATACCTTTGTCCAAAGGCAGGGTATTTGCCGAGATTTCGCCCATGTCCTGATAACGCTTGCGCGTGCATCGGGGATCCCAGCTCGGTTTGTCAGCGTCTATGCGCCAGGCGTAACGCCTCAAGATTTTCACGCGGTGGCGGAAATCTATCTTGACGGTACATGGCACCTTGTCGATGCAACCGGAATGGCGCCGGCAGACACCATCGCGCGGATCGGCGTTGGCTCAGATGCAGCAGATGTCGCTTTTCTGGGCGTTTTTGGGCAGGCGAAATTCGTCGAACAATCCGTGGTCGTCACAAAATCCTGA
- a CDS encoding efflux RND transporter periplasmic adaptor subunit, translated as MDFLLSRCTGLPLLLNLCPWLTQRANSGIKGNRNPFLGTVGPYQCGEQPVFQLTNLKMWKRRTVAGSVLAACVGLASCSDAPEASEEPSVRPAKLFEVVQSQNTRTMNLPAVISARSTADLTFEVNGVLQEFPVIEGQEVAEGDLIGQLEQRAFQNQVAQAEATYRNAQSQFSRAAQLIKKGTIAQKTYDERLKDRDVARTALDDAQKQLDDSTLRAPFAGVIATKHVDQFQTVGAQTVIVTLQSTGAAEAVVQVPSTLVANSGQIDVAESYVVLDAAPDREVPAQIVSTSTQTDPRTQTFQVRFAFEPPEDLVILPGMTGTLRSKLQIANRNGADGRITIPRTAVLAQAEDLFAWKVDAETMTVSRTAITISQEGPDVGADVVVTSGLAAGDTIVAAGVSFLTEGTQVRAFEQ; from the coding sequence ATGGATTTCCTATTGTCCAGATGTACTGGTCTCCCGCTTCTGCTTAATTTGTGTCCGTGGCTTACGCAGCGGGCCAATTCAGGTATCAAGGGGAACCGAAATCCTTTTTTAGGGACGGTCGGACCTTATCAGTGTGGAGAGCAGCCTGTGTTCCAATTGACAAATCTCAAGATGTGGAAACGGCGAACGGTGGCGGGATCTGTGTTGGCCGCTTGTGTCGGGCTTGCATCATGCTCTGACGCGCCCGAGGCGAGTGAAGAGCCTTCGGTTCGTCCAGCTAAGCTCTTTGAAGTGGTTCAGTCGCAGAACACACGGACCATGAACCTCCCGGCGGTGATCAGCGCGCGATCAACTGCAGACCTGACATTCGAAGTGAACGGGGTGCTCCAGGAGTTCCCGGTCATTGAGGGTCAGGAAGTCGCTGAGGGCGACCTTATTGGTCAGTTGGAACAGCGGGCATTCCAAAATCAGGTGGCGCAGGCAGAGGCGACCTACCGCAACGCGCAATCCCAGTTCAGCAGAGCAGCGCAGCTCATCAAGAAGGGCACGATTGCTCAAAAAACATATGATGAGCGGTTGAAAGACCGCGATGTCGCGCGAACCGCACTCGACGATGCCCAAAAGCAGCTCGACGACAGCACGCTGCGCGCGCCCTTCGCTGGCGTGATTGCAACCAAGCATGTTGACCAGTTCCAGACCGTTGGAGCCCAAACGGTGATTGTAACGCTCCAGTCTACCGGCGCTGCGGAAGCCGTTGTTCAGGTGCCGTCGACGCTTGTTGCCAATTCCGGCCAGATTGACGTGGCTGAATCCTACGTGGTTCTGGATGCCGCACCTGACAGAGAAGTGCCCGCGCAAATCGTATCGACGTCAACCCAGACGGACCCACGGACACAGACATTCCAGGTGCGGTTTGCTTTCGAGCCACCGGAGGACCTCGTGATCCTGCCGGGCATGACGGGCACACTGAGGTCCAAGCTGCAGATTGCCAACCGCAATGGTGCGGACGGTCGAATTACAATTCCGCGAACAGCCGTTCTTGCGCAGGCAGAAGACCTGTTTGCCTGGAAGGTCGATGCCGAGACCATGACCGTGTCACGCACGGCCATCACCATCAGCCAGGAAGGGCCTGACGTCGGTGCGGATGTGGTGGTGACTTCGGGCCTTGCCGCTGGCGACACGATTGTGGCGGCCGGTGTTTCATTCCTGACGGAGGGCACGCAAGTCCGCGCCTTCGAACAGTAG